CACGTCGAGGCCGGGAAACCGATTCTCGCGACGTGTGCCGGTCTCATCGTCGCCGCCGAGGACGCCGGTGACGAGCGGGTCGAAAACCTCGGCCTACTCGACGTGAACGTCGAGCGAAACGCGTTCGGCCGCCAGAAGGACAGTTTCGAAGCGCCGCTCGACGTGACCGGACTCGACGACCCGTTCCCCGCCGTGTTCATCCGTGCGCCGCTCATCAGCGAGGTCGGGTCGGCGACCGTCCTCGCCGAGTGGGACGGACGACCGGTCGCGGTGCAGGACGGGCCGGTCGTCGGCACGTCGTTCCATCCGGAGTTGACGCCCGACGACCGAATTCACGAACTCGCGTTTTTCCGCGACGAGTAGCGATTTTCGCCGACGGTAAGCAAGTTTTTGCCGCTGGGAACCTTCTGCTCCCCATGGACGTTTCAATCGATGCAGTACGTGTCGCCCCGACGGGAGAGGGGCCGCTTCCAGTCGTCGTCCTCTCGCCCGACCACGGCGACGACGTGCTCCCGATTTTTATCCGATTCGAGGAGGGAATCAGCATCGCCCGTGGGATGGAAGCCGAGGACATCGGGCGGCCACTGACGCACGACTTGCTCCTCGACGTGATGGAGGAACTCGGCGGACGCGTCGAACGCGTCGTCGTCACCGAACTGGACGACAACACCTACATCGCCGACCTTCACATCCAGACGCCACGCGGCCACGAAGTCGTGGACGCCCGTCCCAGCGATTCGCTTGCGTTGGCCTCCCGCACCAACACGCCGATCGAAGTCGCCGACGAAGTGTTCGAACACGGACACCAAGAGCGAGCACAGTTCGACGACCTTCAAGACATTCGGGACGTAGCTCAAATCGGTCCATGAACGACACGCTGGACGACCTGTTCGAGGTCATCGAAGACAGAAAGGAAACGCTTCCGGAAGATTCCTACACCGCATCGCTATTCACCCACGAGAAGGGCGAAAACGCCGTCCTCGAAAAGTTGGGCGAGGAGATGACGGAACTCATCCTCGCGGCCAAGGACGACGACCACGAGGAAATCGCCTACGAGGGATCGGACGTCATCTACCACCTGCTCGTCCTGCTCTCGATGAAAGATATGGAACCGGCGGATTTGCGCGAAGAACTGGAAGCACGACGCTGAGCGGGTCGGGAAACAGAAGAACAGCGCGTTCGATTCTTGCGCGTGACTGGCGAAAACAACGAATCGGATTTAGCTGACGAGTTCTTCTTCGCCACGTTCCACGATGACGCGGCACGGCGGCGAAATCTTGTTGTACGCACGGCGGAACGCGTCCTTCACGAGGGGTGCGTCGTCCACGGTACACCACGCGGTGAACACTCGATCGCCGTTGGCGATTCGTGCTGCCGTTCCGACCGGCTTACCGAACGCCTGTCGCATTCCGTCGGAAACACGGTCCGCACCCGCACCGGTCGCCTGCTTGTTCTCGCGCAGGACCTGGTGGGGGAACTTGCGGAGGATCATCTTGTAGCCGGTTTCGCCGATGTTCTTGAGAAGGAAGCGGTTCGCCGAAAGGCGGGAGGCTTCGAGTGCGCCGTGGCGAATCTGGCACTCCTCTTCGACGATAAGCGAGATCTGAACTGGGTAGTCGTCCTCGTTGCTGTCCACTTCGCCCATCTTGTGCTGTGCGATCTTCGAACCCGGAATTCCGGTGATGTATTCGCGTCGTGTGTACGAAGGCTTGTCGATGGCCCGGTACATCGAGGCAGGTTTGTCGGACATGGTTACTACCGAATCTGTGGGTCAGGGCGTGAATAAAC
The genomic region above belongs to Haladaptatus sp. R4 and contains:
- the pdxT gene encoding pyridoxal 5'-phosphate synthase glutaminase subunit PdxT, which encodes MSLNAGVIAVQGDVSEHADAIRRAGTAHGKSVSVTEIRQSGIVPDCDLLCMPGGESTAISRLLQSEGIAPEIQAHVEAGKPILATCAGLIVAAEDAGDERVENLGLLDVNVERNAFGRQKDSFEAPLDVTGLDDPFPAVFIRAPLISEVGSATVLAEWDGRPVAVQDGPVVGTSFHPELTPDDRIHELAFFRDE
- a CDS encoding bifunctional nuclease family protein, which encodes MDVSIDAVRVAPTGEGPLPVVVLSPDHGDDVLPIFIRFEEGISIARGMEAEDIGRPLTHDLLLDVMEELGGRVERVVVTELDDNTYIADLHIQTPRGHEVVDARPSDSLALASRTNTPIEVADEVFEHGHQERAQFDDLQDIRDVAQIGP
- the hisE gene encoding phosphoribosyl-ATP diphosphatase, translated to MNDTLDDLFEVIEDRKETLPEDSYTASLFTHEKGENAVLEKLGEEMTELILAAKDDDHEEIAYEGSDVIYHLLVLLSMKDMEPADLREELEARR
- a CDS encoding 50S ribosomal protein L16, which produces MSDKPASMYRAIDKPSYTRREYITGIPGSKIAQHKMGEVDSNEDDYPVQISLIVEEECQIRHGALEASRLSANRFLLKNIGETGYKMILRKFPHQVLRENKQATGAGADRVSDGMRQAFGKPVGTAARIANGDRVFTAWCTVDDAPLVKDAFRRAYNKISPPCRVIVERGEEELVS